One Faecalispora anaeroviscerum genomic window carries:
- a CDS encoding L-fucose/L-arabinose isomerase family protein yields the protein MEKIKLGFAPTRRSIFSAPDALKYRNLTADRLRELGVDFVDITDVNDEGLLFDDEDMKRIAEKFRAEKIDGLFLPHCNFGTEYVCGRLAKELNVPVLLWGPLDERPEPNGVRLRDTQCGLFATGKVLRRFQVPFTYMTNCRLSDPVFERGLRDFMAVCNTVKTFRHIRILQISTRPFDFWTTMCNEGELLERFNIQLSPIPMPELTQEMRLAKEQTPDEVAQVLDYIRENMDVRISEEALQNVAALKVAMKHLVKKYGCNAVAIQCWNALQQEIGIMPCAANALMNDEGIPVVCETDIHGAITALLVEAAGMGETRSFFADWTVRHPDIENGELLQHCGPWPVSVAQQKPVLGYPLAFKHPGSLTAEAKHGELTLCRFDGDNGEYSMLLGNAKGVDGPNCMGTYLWIEVENIKRLEEKIVCGPYIHHCVGIHKDVVPVLYEACKYIHVKPDFYDPIEEQVRAYLRGE from the coding sequence ATGGAGAAAATCAAGCTGGGATTCGCGCCCACCAGAAGAAGCATTTTCAGTGCGCCGGACGCGCTCAAATACAGGAACCTGACGGCAGACCGGCTGCGAGAGCTGGGCGTGGATTTCGTGGATATTACAGATGTTAACGACGAGGGCCTGCTGTTTGACGACGAGGACATGAAGAGAATCGCGGAGAAGTTCAGAGCCGAGAAAATTGACGGGCTATTTTTGCCCCACTGTAATTTTGGTACGGAATATGTGTGCGGAAGGCTTGCCAAGGAGCTGAACGTTCCCGTACTTCTGTGGGGCCCGCTCGACGAACGCCCCGAGCCGAACGGCGTGCGCTTGCGCGACACCCAATGCGGTCTGTTTGCCACAGGCAAGGTGCTGCGGCGCTTTCAAGTTCCCTTTACCTACATGACAAACTGTCGGCTCAGTGACCCCGTGTTCGAGCGCGGCCTGCGCGATTTTATGGCGGTGTGCAATACAGTGAAAACGTTCCGACATATTCGCATTTTGCAAATTTCAACCCGCCCGTTCGATTTTTGGACCACCATGTGCAATGAGGGCGAGCTGCTGGAACGCTTCAACATTCAGCTGTCTCCCATCCCGATGCCGGAGCTAACGCAGGAAATGCGCCTGGCCAAGGAGCAAACTCCCGACGAGGTGGCGCAGGTGCTCGATTACATACGCGAAAACATGGATGTTCGCATTTCGGAGGAAGCGCTTCAAAATGTTGCGGCTCTCAAGGTTGCAATGAAGCATCTGGTGAAAAAATACGGCTGCAACGCGGTGGCGATTCAGTGCTGGAACGCTTTGCAGCAGGAAATTGGGATTATGCCCTGCGCGGCAAATGCGCTGATGAACGACGAGGGAATCCCGGTTGTGTGTGAAACAGATATTCACGGCGCGATTACCGCCCTCTTGGTGGAAGCTGCCGGGATGGGCGAAACCCGCTCGTTCTTTGCGGACTGGACAGTGCGCCACCCCGACATTGAAAACGGCGAGCTGCTGCAGCACTGCGGCCCGTGGCCGGTTTCGGTCGCACAGCAGAAGCCGGTTTTGGGTTACCCACTTGCATTTAAGCACCCGGGCAGCCTGACCGCCGAGGCAAAGCACGGCGAGCTGACTCTGTGCCGGTTCGACGGCGACAACGGCGAATACTCCATGCTGCTAGGCAACGCGAAAGGCGTAGACGGCCCGAACTGCATGGGAACCTACCTTTGGATCGAAGTGGAAAACATTAAGCGCCTGGAAGAAAAAATCGTCTGCGGCCCGTATATTCATCACTGTGTAGGCATCCACAAGGATGTGGTGCCGGTTTTGTACGAGGCCTGCAAATACATTCATGTAAAGCCCGATTTTTACGATCCCATTGAGGAGCAGGTGCGCGCTTATCTCAGGGGGGAATGA
- a CDS encoding transketolase, producing the protein MVNLQEKAWQIREDIVTLIHKAGSGHIGGDMSVADILVTLYYKHMNCSPENQNDPNRDRFILSKGHCVEALYCILADKGYFPKSDLDNYSGYLSKYIGHPSDKVNGVEIGSGSLGHGLPYSIGMALAGKMDGAPYRVYTVMGDGELAEGSVWEGAMAAAHYKLDNLTAFIDRNRLQISGSTEMVMAQDSQEERWRAFGWHVISVNGNSTKELDFAVQEAKQIKGRPTMIIANTTKGCGVSFMENQASWHHKSLDDEHYEIAMRELEQRRAAAHEQDCK; encoded by the coding sequence ATGGTGAATTTACAGGAAAAGGCATGGCAGATCCGCGAGGACATCGTGACGCTGATCCACAAGGCCGGGAGCGGCCACATTGGCGGCGACATGAGCGTGGCCGACATTCTGGTGACGCTGTACTACAAGCACATGAACTGTTCGCCCGAAAACCAAAACGACCCGAACCGCGACCGCTTCATTTTGAGCAAGGGCCATTGCGTGGAGGCGCTGTACTGCATTCTGGCAGATAAGGGTTACTTCCCGAAATCGGACCTCGACAACTATTCGGGCTATCTTTCGAAATACATCGGTCACCCCAGCGATAAGGTGAACGGCGTCGAGATCGGCTCCGGCTCTTTGGGGCATGGCCTGCCGTACAGCATCGGCATGGCGTTGGCCGGTAAAATGGATGGTGCGCCGTACCGGGTTTACACCGTGATGGGTGACGGCGAGCTGGCCGAAGGCTCCGTGTGGGAGGGCGCGATGGCGGCGGCCCACTACAAGCTCGACAACCTGACCGCCTTTATCGACCGTAACCGGCTGCAAATTTCGGGCTCAACAGAAATGGTGATGGCGCAGGACAGCCAGGAGGAGCGCTGGCGTGCGTTTGGCTGGCATGTAATTTCCGTAAACGGCAACAGCACTAAAGAGCTGGATTTCGCCGTGCAGGAGGCAAAACAGATCAAAGGCAGACCCACCATGATTATTGCGAACACCACAAAGGGTTGCGGTGTGTCGTTTATGGAGAATCAAGCGTCCTGGCACCACAAGTCCCTGGACGATGAGCATTATGAAATCGCGATGCGCGAGCTGGAGCAAAGGAGGGCGGCGGCACATGAACAAGATTGCAAATAA
- a CDS encoding FGGY-family carbohydrate kinase, protein MRQTYLLAIDQSTQGTKGMLFDCEGRLISRCDRSHAQLIDNKGWVEHDPEEIYRNTVAVVRDVVEKAGIDKNQVAAVGISNQRETAVVWDRESGKPVYNAIVWQCARGEQICEEIRAAGYAERVRESTGLPLSPYFSAAKIAWVFRNVDGVEERARAGGICCGTVDSWLLYRLTGGKTYATDYSNASRTQLFNIRALSWDPELCMLFGIPMDCMAQVRGSDEWYGDTDFEGFFDHSIPILAVLGDSHGALFGQDCREPGLVKATYGTGSSVMLNTGDDLIVSQNGLVTSLAWCMHGKVQYVLEGNINYTGSVIGWLKNDLGLVQTVQQAHELAAAANPLDKTYFVPAFTGLGAPYWDSAATGLFTGITRLTGRAELVKAGVDCIAYQVADIVSLMREESGLAIRELRVDGGPTESSYLMQRQSDILGIPVCVPQWQELSGMGAAYAAGISAGIYDQGIIFSCMERTAYERKMPPGQSEELYRGWKHAVQTALNHG, encoded by the coding sequence ATGCGGCAAACCTATTTGCTTGCAATAGACCAAAGCACTCAGGGGACCAAGGGGATGCTGTTCGACTGTGAAGGGCGGCTGATTTCCCGCTGTGACCGCTCCCACGCGCAGCTGATTGACAACAAGGGCTGGGTGGAGCACGACCCGGAGGAAATCTACCGCAACACCGTTGCCGTGGTGCGCGACGTGGTGGAGAAAGCCGGGATCGACAAAAATCAGGTTGCGGCGGTTGGTATCAGTAATCAGCGCGAAACTGCCGTGGTATGGGACCGGGAATCCGGTAAACCGGTTTACAATGCCATTGTGTGGCAGTGCGCGCGCGGGGAACAGATTTGCGAAGAAATTCGCGCGGCAGGCTATGCGGAGCGGGTTCGCGAGAGCACGGGGCTCCCGCTTTCGCCGTACTTTTCAGCGGCGAAGATTGCCTGGGTGTTCCGGAATGTAGACGGCGTGGAGGAACGCGCCAGAGCCGGGGGCATCTGCTGCGGCACGGTAGACAGTTGGCTTTTGTACCGCCTGACCGGTGGGAAAACCTATGCCACTGATTACTCCAATGCGTCGCGTACTCAGCTGTTTAATATTCGCGCCCTTTCGTGGGACCCGGAGCTCTGTATGCTGTTCGGCATCCCGATGGACTGCATGGCACAGGTGCGAGGCTCTGACGAATGGTACGGGGATACGGATTTCGAGGGCTTTTTCGATCATTCCATTCCCATTCTTGCGGTGCTGGGTGATTCGCACGGCGCGCTGTTCGGGCAGGACTGCCGGGAGCCGGGCTTGGTAAAGGCCACCTACGGCACAGGTTCCTCTGTGATGCTCAACACGGGCGACGATCTCATCGTGAGCCAAAACGGGCTGGTCACTTCGCTTGCGTGGTGTATGCACGGCAAGGTGCAGTATGTGCTGGAGGGCAACATCAATTACACGGGTTCGGTGATTGGCTGGCTGAAGAACGATCTCGGACTGGTGCAAACGGTGCAGCAGGCTCATGAGCTGGCCGCCGCCGCGAATCCGCTCGATAAAACCTATTTTGTTCCGGCGTTCACAGGGCTGGGCGCGCCGTATTGGGACAGTGCCGCAACAGGACTATTTACGGGAATTACCCGTTTGACTGGCCGGGCCGAGCTGGTGAAAGCCGGCGTGGACTGTATCGCTTATCAGGTGGCGGATATTGTCAGTCTGATGCGCGAGGAGTCGGGTCTTGCTATCCGCGAGCTGCGGGTAGACGGCGGGCCCACGGAAAGCAGCTACCTGATGCAGCGCCAGAGCGATATTCTGGGGATTCCGGTCTGTGTGCCCCAGTGGCAGGAGCTTTCAGGGATGGGCGCGGCCTATGCCGCCGGAATTTCGGCCGGAATTTACGATCAGGGCATAATTTTCTCCTGTATGGAACGAACAGCCTATGAGCGCAAAATGCCGCCCGGGCAAAGCGAAGAGCTGTACCGGGGCTGGAAGCATGCCGTACAAACGGCACTGAATCACGGATAG
- a CDS encoding sugar ABC transporter ATP-binding protein — translation MDNNEICLRAEHICKIYPGTKALDDVSFNVLKGKVNVLIGENGAGKSTLMKIVAGIEQPSSGKLYLDGQEVSFRNTTEARAHGIGIIHQELSLFPNLNIYQNVFMSREKTKNHIRLDNAQHAALTEKVLQRLEHPIPPETLVGNLRVGQQQIIEIARNLIQDDLKILIMDEPTSSLSAQEVQILFKIMRELTAEGISIVYISHRLEEILQIGDHVTILRDGKYVADEEVANINVPWIVKRMVGEEKGYAHRERGVDWSEAPTVLEVRDITLPKSGGGYLLDHVSFQVRRGEILGIYGLLGAGRTELFECIMGLRPEHTGQVLLDGEEIKIDSVAGQIHRGFALVPEDRQREGLVQTMNIAKNISLSNLKACTKGIFLDKKKENEQVERQIKEIHIKVADKRLPILSLSGGNQQKVVIGKGILTDPKILLMDEPSRGIDVGAKAEVFDIINQYAEQGLTILVISSELKEILAIADRIVVLSNGKKTAELAGDEITEDNLVMASYQGHHLQASGT, via the coding sequence ATGGATAACAATGAAATCTGTCTGAGAGCGGAGCATATCTGTAAAATCTACCCCGGTACTAAGGCACTGGATGATGTTTCTTTCAACGTACTGAAAGGCAAGGTAAATGTGCTGATCGGTGAAAACGGTGCGGGAAAATCCACGCTGATGAAGATTGTTGCGGGGATTGAGCAGCCCAGCTCCGGTAAGCTGTACCTGGATGGGCAGGAGGTTTCCTTCCGGAACACCACCGAGGCCCGCGCGCACGGAATCGGCATCATCCATCAGGAGCTGAGCCTGTTCCCCAACCTGAATATTTACCAGAATGTATTTATGTCGCGTGAAAAAACAAAAAATCACATTCGGCTCGATAACGCCCAACACGCGGCACTCACCGAAAAAGTACTGCAGCGTCTGGAGCATCCCATCCCCCCGGAAACGCTGGTGGGCAACCTGCGCGTAGGGCAGCAGCAGATTATTGAAATTGCCCGCAACCTGATTCAAGACGACCTGAAAATTTTGATTATGGATGAGCCCACTTCGTCGCTTTCGGCGCAGGAGGTGCAGATTCTGTTCAAGATTATGCGCGAGCTGACAGCCGAGGGAATTTCGATTGTGTACATATCACACCGTCTGGAAGAAATTCTGCAAATCGGCGACCATGTTACCATTCTGCGCGACGGCAAGTACGTTGCGGACGAAGAAGTCGCAAACATCAATGTTCCGTGGATTGTAAAGCGGATGGTCGGCGAGGAAAAAGGCTACGCTCACCGGGAGCGGGGTGTGGATTGGAGTGAGGCCCCCACTGTGCTTGAGGTGCGTGACATCACCCTGCCGAAAAGCGGCGGTGGCTATTTGCTCGACCATGTCAGCTTTCAGGTCAGGCGTGGAGAAATCCTTGGAATCTATGGGCTGCTGGGAGCGGGACGTACCGAGCTGTTTGAGTGCATTATGGGTCTGCGCCCTGAGCATACCGGCCAGGTGCTGCTCGACGGCGAGGAAATCAAGATTGACAGCGTGGCCGGGCAAATCCATCGCGGCTTCGCGCTTGTGCCGGAGGACCGCCAGCGCGAGGGCCTGGTGCAGACGATGAACATCGCAAAAAATATTTCTCTTTCCAACCTGAAGGCCTGTACAAAAGGAATTTTTCTGGATAAAAAGAAAGAGAACGAACAGGTGGAGCGGCAGATTAAGGAGATTCACATTAAGGTTGCGGATAAGCGGCTGCCCATTTTATCGCTGTCGGGAGGCAACCAGCAAAAGGTTGTTATTGGCAAGGGCATCCTGACGGACCCCAAAATACTGCTGATGGATGAGCCCAGCCGAGGAATCGATGTTGGTGCCAAGGCAGAAGTGTTCGATATCATCAATCAGTACGCGGAGCAGGGACTGACCATCCTCGTGATTTCTTCGGAACTAAAAGAGATACTGGCAATTGCAGACCGGATTGTGGTGCTTTCCAACGGGAAGAAAACGGCGGAGCTGGCCGGGGATGAAATTACGGAAGATAACCTTGTGATGGCGTCCTACCAGGGGCATCATCTGCAGGCATCGGGAACATAA
- a CDS encoding transketolase family protein: protein MNKIANKQVICEVLLQKSEQDKDIVVLCSDSRGSGSMTPFAEQRPQQFVETGIAEQNLVTISAGLAKCGKKSFAVSPACFLSTRSMEQAKVDVAYNHANVKLIGISGGVSYGALGLTHHSTNDIATMASIVNMRVYLPSDRLQTECLIHALLKDEEPAYIRVGRNAVEDVYEEGNVPFEMNRATLLRDGTDVTIIACGEMVSAAKQAGELLEQKGVSARVLDMYCLKPMDREAVIKATRETKGIITIEEHTAYGGLGSMVSQIVCAEHPTRVKSLTLPDEPVITGKSQQVFDYYGLNAEGIVKAAMELI, encoded by the coding sequence ATGAACAAGATTGCAAATAAGCAGGTAATCTGCGAGGTGCTGCTGCAGAAATCAGAGCAGGACAAAGACATTGTTGTTCTGTGCAGTGATTCCCGTGGCTCCGGCTCCATGACACCTTTTGCCGAGCAGCGCCCACAGCAGTTTGTAGAGACCGGTATCGCCGAGCAGAATCTGGTTACGATCAGCGCGGGGCTGGCCAAATGCGGTAAAAAGTCGTTTGCGGTGTCCCCGGCGTGCTTTCTCTCCACCCGCAGCATGGAGCAGGCCAAGGTGGACGTGGCATATAACCACGCGAATGTGAAGCTGATCGGCATTTCCGGCGGAGTCAGCTACGGTGCGCTGGGCCTGACGCATCATTCCACGAACGACATCGCGACGATGGCCTCAATTGTGAATATGCGGGTGTATCTGCCGAGCGACCGCCTGCAGACCGAATGCCTGATTCATGCGCTTCTCAAAGACGAGGAGCCCGCATATATCCGGGTAGGCCGAAACGCCGTGGAGGATGTTTACGAGGAAGGAAATGTTCCCTTCGAGATGAACCGCGCGACATTGCTGCGCGACGGTACGGATGTGACGATCATCGCGTGCGGCGAGATGGTTTCTGCTGCGAAGCAGGCTGGTGAACTTTTGGAGCAGAAGGGCGTATCCGCCCGCGTACTCGATATGTACTGTTTAAAACCCATGGATCGGGAGGCGGTAATAAAAGCCACACGCGAAACAAAGGGGATTATTACGATTGAAGAACACACCGCATATGGGGGGCTTGGTTCGATGGTCAGCCAGATCGTCTGTGCGGAGCATCCCACACGGGTAAAGAGCCTTACTCTGCCGGATGAACCGGTAATCACGGGAAAATCCCAGCAGGTATTTGATTATTACGGCCTGAATGCCGAGGGCATTGTAAAGGCTGCGATGGAGTTGATCTGA
- a CDS encoding D-ribose ABC transporter substrate-binding protein: protein MKHTKKLTAGLLAIAMAASMAGCGGGTTATTSSAAPAASTPEAASSTAAAAKPLTGGGSKIMYIITPSHSNPFFKTEAEAASAKAKELGYEVKVVSHDDDATKQAELFDNAIADKAAAIVCDNAGADATVAAVKKARDNNIPTFLIDREINESGVAISQIVANNYQGAKAIAEKFVEAMGEKGEYAELLGKESDTNAGVRSAAFHEIIDQYPNMKMVAQQTANWEQTEAYQKVETILQSNPKIKGIVCGNDTMAVGAAAAIKAAGLKDIAIVGVDGSDEAAEQIKAGAMVGTALQQAALIAQMGAEQADQYLKNGTTGKDEKQLVDCIAITKDNVAKVKNFVYSG, encoded by the coding sequence ATGAAGCACACAAAGAAACTGACAGCAGGTCTTTTGGCCATCGCAATGGCAGCGAGTATGGCGGGCTGCGGGGGCGGAACCACCGCTACAACCAGCTCTGCGGCACCGGCCGCCAGCACACCGGAAGCCGCCTCTTCCACAGCTGCGGCAGCAAAGCCTCTTACCGGCGGCGGTTCGAAAATCATGTACATCATCACTCCCTCGCACTCGAACCCCTTCTTTAAGACAGAAGCAGAGGCTGCTTCCGCCAAGGCAAAAGAGCTGGGCTATGAGGTGAAGGTCGTTTCTCATGATGACGACGCGACCAAGCAGGCCGAGCTGTTTGACAACGCCATCGCCGATAAAGCCGCCGCGATCGTCTGCGACAATGCCGGCGCTGACGCAACTGTTGCGGCAGTGAAAAAGGCTCGCGACAACAACATCCCCACGTTCCTGATTGACCGCGAAATCAACGAATCTGGCGTGGCAATTTCCCAGATCGTAGCGAACAACTACCAGGGCGCGAAGGCAATTGCTGAAAAGTTTGTGGAAGCGATGGGTGAGAAGGGCGAATATGCCGAGCTGCTCGGAAAAGAGTCCGACACCAACGCGGGCGTTCGTTCTGCCGCGTTCCATGAGATCATCGACCAGTACCCCAACATGAAGATGGTTGCCCAGCAGACCGCGAACTGGGAGCAGACTGAGGCTTACCAGAAGGTAGAGACTATCCTGCAGTCCAACCCCAAGATTAAGGGTATCGTTTGCGGCAATGACACTATGGCAGTCGGTGCGGCTGCGGCTATCAAGGCGGCGGGCCTGAAAGACATCGCCATTGTTGGCGTTGACGGTTCCGATGAAGCGGCTGAACAGATCAAAGCGGGCGCCATGGTCGGCACAGCGCTGCAGCAGGCTGCTCTTATCGCTCAGATGGGCGCGGAGCAGGCAGACCAGTACCTGAAGAACGGCACCACCGGCAAAGATGAGAAACAGCTGGTAGACTGCATCGCCATTACCAAGGACAACGTAGCCAAAGTGAAGAACTTCGTATACTCTGGCTGA
- a CDS encoding ABC transporter permease, with product MKKNQSNHGLAMTLLKGRTFIVLIVLLIFFSFAAPNFFSQNTMLLIAKHVALYGILAIGMTYVIITGGIDLSVGAVVGLAGMVAGGLINKGLTLPMFGVTLYFDVPLIVLITIVVGALVGWLNGIVITRFNVAPFIATLGMMYVARGLAMLHSNGATYSNIVGKPALGNTGYDFFGSSVLGIPVGAIILVIIAVITAILLKFTPFGWHVFAIGGNEKAAKLSGIKVNQVKIMVYILSGVCAAIVGIINSAQLVAAHPASGESWEMNAIAAAVLGGTSMAGGIGTIGGTIVGAFVIGVINDGMVMCGVSEFWQMVIKGLVIVFAVVIDQFQRNLQAKMALQARNEDKEAVASNSGGNLA from the coding sequence ATGAAAAAGAATCAATCCAACCATGGGCTTGCCATGACGCTGCTGAAGGGCCGAACCTTCATCGTGCTAATTGTTCTGCTGATTTTCTTCAGCTTTGCGGCGCCTAACTTCTTTTCGCAGAATACGATGCTTCTGATTGCGAAGCACGTGGCCTTGTACGGTATTTTGGCCATCGGCATGACCTACGTCATTATCACGGGCGGCATCGATCTTTCGGTTGGCGCGGTGGTCGGTCTGGCCGGTATGGTGGCCGGCGGTTTGATTAACAAGGGCCTGACCTTGCCGATGTTCGGCGTTACGCTGTATTTTGACGTGCCGCTGATCGTGCTGATTACCATCGTGGTCGGCGCTCTGGTCGGCTGGTTGAACGGCATCGTGATCACACGGTTCAACGTGGCCCCGTTTATCGCCACCCTGGGCATGATGTATGTGGCGCGCGGCCTGGCGATGCTGCACTCGAACGGAGCCACCTACTCGAATATCGTCGGCAAGCCGGCGCTCGGCAACACTGGCTACGATTTCTTCGGCAGCAGCGTTCTGGGCATCCCGGTCGGCGCGATCATACTGGTCATTATTGCGGTTATCACCGCAATCCTATTAAAATTCACGCCCTTCGGCTGGCATGTGTTTGCCATTGGCGGCAACGAAAAGGCCGCGAAGCTTTCGGGCATCAAGGTTAATCAAGTCAAAATTATGGTGTATATTTTGTCGGGTGTCTGCGCGGCGATTGTCGGCATTATCAATTCCGCGCAGCTGGTGGCCGCTCACCCCGCCTCCGGCGAGTCGTGGGAAATGAACGCCATTGCGGCGGCGGTTTTGGGCGGAACTTCTATGGCCGGTGGCATCGGTACCATTGGCGGCACCATTGTGGGTGCGTTTGTCATCGGTGTCATCAACGATGGCATGGTCATGTGCGGTGTTTCGGAGTTCTGGCAGATGGTCATTAAGGGCCTTGTCATCGTGTTCGCGGTTGTGATCGACCAGTTCCAGAGAAATCTGCAGGCAAAAATGGCGCTTCAGGCGCGCAATGAAGATAAAGAGGCAGTGGCTTCCAATTCGGGAGGGAATTTAGCATGA
- a CDS encoding ribokinase has product MKILNFGSLNYDYVYSVDHILLPGETSAAWRMETFVGGKGLNQSVALARAGAEVWHAGQVGEEGEELLHLCRENGVHTEYIRRVPGKSGHTVIQVDKKGQNNILLFGGANRSIPEDYADEVLAAFGEGDLLLLQNEINGIPRLIDRAYARGMRIVLNPSPYDEVIGECDLSKVSVLLINEIEGWQISGQREPDAILDDLVKTHPELAVVLTLGSQGVVYRHKDEHFSHGVYSVPVVDTTAAGDTFTGYFLAAITRGGSVPQALELASKASSIAVTRRGAAPSIPLLREVQSYAF; this is encoded by the coding sequence ATGAAGATACTGAATTTCGGTTCTCTGAATTACGATTATGTTTATTCTGTCGATCATATCCTGCTTCCGGGAGAAACCTCTGCCGCGTGGCGGATGGAAACCTTTGTGGGAGGCAAAGGGCTGAATCAGTCGGTAGCGCTGGCTCGTGCAGGAGCTGAGGTGTGGCATGCCGGGCAGGTAGGCGAGGAAGGCGAGGAGCTGCTTCACCTGTGCCGAGAAAACGGCGTGCATACCGAATACATTCGCAGGGTACCGGGTAAGAGCGGCCACACGGTAATTCAGGTGGACAAAAAGGGCCAGAATAACATTCTGCTGTTTGGGGGAGCCAATCGCAGCATTCCGGAGGACTATGCCGACGAGGTGCTGGCTGCGTTCGGCGAGGGCGACCTTCTTCTGCTGCAGAACGAGATCAACGGCATCCCCCGTTTGATTGACCGCGCATATGCGCGCGGTATGCGTATTGTTTTGAACCCCTCTCCCTATGATGAGGTGATCGGCGAGTGCGATCTTTCCAAGGTTTCCGTTCTGCTGATCAATGAAATCGAGGGTTGGCAGATTAGCGGGCAGCGAGAGCCTGACGCGATTCTGGATGATCTGGTGAAAACACACCCTGAGCTGGCGGTGGTGCTGACACTGGGCAGCCAGGGGGTTGTATACCGGCACAAAGACGAACACTTCTCGCACGGAGTCTATTCCGTGCCGGTGGTGGATACCACCGCGGCGGGCGATACCTTTACCGGCTATTTTCTGGCTGCAATCACCCGCGGCGGGAGTGTGCCGCAGGCTTTGGAACTGGCCTCAAAGGCTTCTTCCATCGCCGTAACCCGGCGCGGCGCTGCGCCGTCGATCCCCTTACTGCGGGAAGTGCAAAGTTACGCGTTCTAA
- the rbsD gene encoding D-ribose pyranase → MKKFGILNAQLAGYIAGLGHKERFLIGDAGMPVPKGIPVVDLVLCGGIPSFRQVVDAVLNETVIECYTFAKEAEGKNPEMVAYVRGKLEGIPGQTIPHDELKKQTETVKFAIRTGEFTPYSNLILQAGVAFPD, encoded by the coding sequence ATGAAAAAATTTGGAATTCTCAATGCGCAGCTGGCGGGTTATATTGCCGGGTTGGGACATAAGGAGCGTTTTTTGATCGGCGACGCGGGAATGCCGGTTCCCAAGGGGATTCCGGTTGTTGATCTGGTACTTTGCGGCGGGATTCCCAGCTTCCGGCAGGTGGTGGATGCTGTTCTGAATGAAACGGTAATAGAATGCTACACCTTTGCCAAAGAGGCCGAGGGAAAAAACCCCGAGATGGTGGCATATGTGCGCGGTAAGCTCGAGGGCATTCCCGGGCAGACGATTCCCCACGACGAACTGAAAAAACAGACGGAGACCGTGAAGTTTGCCATCCGCACCGGCGAGTTTACGCCGTATTCCAATTTGATTTTACAGGCGGGAGTGGCGTTCCCTGATTAA
- a CDS encoding DUF2291 domain-containing protein, with protein sequence MKKRLAALLLVLAFAASSLTGCVKVVKIGEEGKLTGEVAFNADSDVESIWQSKAVPELTEKAVDLNTFLTDSKGDLKTLAEKYGKYSMGSSGELNYVVKGTAEVVKVDQSKKAGVMDVKLQGYNGPETVQLQIGSVFKGSAVRDSLNFIKYEDYKNQVQWANVSQSIHAVIQKQVIDPLNVTSLSGKTVEFVGCFTVDGNDKLLITPVQMTVK encoded by the coding sequence TTGAAAAAACGATTAGCCGCGCTGCTTTTGGTTCTGGCGTTCGCAGCATCCTCCTTGACCGGCTGCGTAAAAGTGGTAAAAATCGGGGAAGAAGGTAAGCTGACGGGAGAAGTCGCCTTTAACGCGGACAGCGATGTGGAAAGCATCTGGCAGTCTAAGGCGGTGCCGGAGCTGACGGAAAAAGCGGTGGACCTGAACACGTTTCTGACGGATTCGAAAGGGGATCTGAAAACCCTCGCGGAAAAATACGGAAAATATTCCATGGGCTCCTCCGGTGAGCTGAACTATGTGGTGAAGGGAACCGCCGAGGTTGTAAAGGTAGACCAGTCGAAAAAAGCCGGGGTGATGGATGTAAAACTGCAGGGCTACAACGGCCCCGAAACCGTTCAGCTTCAAATCGGCTCGGTGTTTAAGGGCTCAGCCGTGCGAGATTCCCTGAACTTTATTAAGTATGAGGATTATAAGAATCAGGTGCAGTGGGCAAACGTATCTCAGAGTATTCACGCAGTGATTCAGAAGCAGGTCATTGACCCGCTAAACGTGACATCTTTGAGCGGAAAAACCGTTGAGTTTGTCGGGTGCTTTACGGTAGACGGCAACGACAAGCTGCTCATCACCCCAGTGCAGATGACAGTGAAATAG